A window of the Helianthus annuus cultivar XRQ/B chromosome 4, HanXRQr2.0-SUNRISE, whole genome shotgun sequence genome harbors these coding sequences:
- the LOC110934392 gene encoding uncharacterized protein LOC110934392: MNLGNATVITSIPDNENIPKQYFDLATRRRAEFQAKTEGVVDYIGLLVRRIEDKRTNANRPYVVLSFKDCSNQDITVALWEEIATVKSRFNRAEIDAASAPIILAMTTLKAKIYYGHGITGTLQLSSTSATHVYLNPQTVETETLKEMYEKSDMHNCEITTTTDLEVPISHLLQGNSGIIGKRFTIKGKITEIMSDKNWHYNACPKCRQTMIQTGSEWFCVDDGTYDNAVYMWVSIKLSSIRKS, from the exons ATGAACCTTGGGAACGCCACTGTCATCACCTCAATTCCGGACAATGAAAACATACCGAAACAATACTTCGACCTAGCTACACGCAGAAGAGCAGAATTCCAAGCGAAAACAGAAGGGGTTGTAG ATTACATCGGACTACTGGTACGACGAATTGAGGACAAAAGAACTAACGCCAATAGACCCTATGTTGTTTTATCATTCAAAGACTGCAG CAATCAAGACATTACAGTTGCGCTCTGGGAAGAAATAGCCACAGTCAAAAGTCGGTTCAACAGGGCTGAAATAGACGCTGCATCAGCACCTATAATACTAGCAATGACAACATTAAAAGCAAAGATATATTATGGCCATGGAATCACAGGAACACTACAGCTATCTTCAACAAGTGCTACACATGTCTACCTAAATCCACAAACAGTAGAGACTGAAACTTTAAAAGAAAT GTACGAAAAATCGGATATGCACAACTGCGAAATCACTACGACAACAGACCTAGAGGTTCCAATTTCACACCTACTCCAAGGCAATTCTGGGATAATT GGCAAGCGTTTCACAATAAAGGGGAAAATAACAGAAATCATGTCAGACAAGAATTGGCACTACAATGCATGTCCTAAATGTCGTCAAACAATGATACAAACAGGTTCTGAATGGTTCTGTGTAGATGATGGCACCTATGACAACGCAGTTTACATGTGGGTATCTATTAAACTCAGTTCTAT